In Sphingobacterium sp. lm-10, one DNA window encodes the following:
- a CDS encoding PepSY-associated TM helix domain-containing protein, whose protein sequence is MLKKGILWLHKWLGLFTGLVVFLVSLSGAIYTFHDELKLWAYPDKYFIVPMIDPKPLPLTELIGRAQEALPAGEEISRVDLYPDPGRSWVFRGSEINPAGFGHWNYFRYYKRVFLNPYTGECVAVEDSKNEFFQLILQLHMNLLLGKTYGHGIVAYSTLLFAVLLVTGMILWWPKKWRGKTLRRSIWLDRKAKWKRLNYDLHNVWGFYTFPVALILCITGLLFSFPACKEPYSAFFNRFSFVDTEVVVPRSATNKIAKIYDAPIDNLLAYALQQHPQAGMMSVRLRAPDAPIVDIQVRLEESRSGLFRWYYVHTADLTLSELRSHEDLAAGDLLSALNFDLHTGTIGGLSTKIVVFIIALGCASLPVTGYLVWWNKRTKRKVRKRV, encoded by the coding sequence ATGTTAAAAAAAGGCATATTATGGTTGCATAAATGGCTGGGCTTATTTACCGGTTTGGTCGTTTTTCTAGTGAGTTTAAGTGGTGCGATCTATACCTTTCACGATGAATTGAAGCTTTGGGCATACCCAGATAAGTATTTCATTGTGCCCATGATCGACCCCAAGCCGCTTCCCTTGACCGAACTGATCGGTAGGGCGCAAGAGGCGCTGCCAGCTGGAGAAGAAATATCACGGGTAGACCTGTATCCAGACCCGGGACGGAGTTGGGTCTTTCGCGGTTCTGAAATAAATCCAGCAGGTTTCGGCCATTGGAATTATTTCCGTTATTATAAACGGGTGTTTCTAAACCCTTACACAGGCGAGTGTGTGGCAGTAGAAGATTCTAAAAATGAGTTCTTCCAGTTGATACTGCAGCTTCACATGAATCTTTTGCTCGGGAAAACGTATGGACACGGAATTGTTGCCTACAGCACCTTGCTTTTTGCCGTGCTCTTGGTGACAGGCATGATACTGTGGTGGCCCAAAAAATGGCGTGGTAAAACACTTAGGCGTAGCATATGGTTGGATCGCAAAGCGAAATGGAAGCGACTGAATTATGACCTGCACAATGTATGGGGTTTCTATACCTTTCCTGTCGCACTGATTCTCTGTATTACCGGATTATTATTTAGTTTTCCGGCGTGTAAGGAGCCCTATAGTGCTTTTTTCAACCGCTTTTCTTTCGTTGATACAGAAGTAGTAGTTCCGCGAAGCGCTACGAACAAAATAGCTAAAATTTACGATGCACCTATAGACAATCTGCTGGCTTATGCACTGCAACAACATCCACAGGCCGGAATGATGTCTGTCCGTTTGCGTGCACCCGATGCCCCAATCGTAGATATACAGGTCCGGCTGGAAGAAAGTCGAAGTGGATTATTTCGTTGGTATTACGTACATACAGCCGATCTGACTTTGAGCGAGCTACGATCGCATGAGGATCTCGCAGCAGGCGATTTATTATCGGCTTTGAATTTTGACCTGCACACAGGAACTATAGGAGGTCTATCCACCAAAATAGTAGTTTTTATTATTGCATTAGGTTGTGCTAGTCTTCCCGTTACAGGTTATCTGGTCTGGTGGAATAAGCGCACGAAACGAAAGGTCAGAAAGCGA
- a CDS encoding TonB-dependent receptor produces the protein MKSTYPYWRCIVALALCFVWNELSAQALQVAVKDAAANPIEDVHVWVDARVQGKTDAMGVLSFDRPNRAQFQIRISKTGYSDQVRVVLLDTVDAPIHFTLGTGQRMEQVVVTAGRKPESIANVPSSISILSQRDIEMQSQISTNIASVLGNTIPGLGTSTAKGSNAGQTLRGRAVLILIDGIPQSTPLMNGARDMRSIDPAVLERVEVIKGATSIYGNGSAGGIINYITKKNDLNAPRIGGTTTLRGTLAPAKADETGGYRFAQSLYGRSNKWNYAVSGVMDYTGLQRDGDGVPLGQTDGLSNNRQYNAFMKVGYDINEVSDLSLVYNFFNSLQDARYISQIGTYGQDPTIGVPGVDPGAHTGTRFNHNAMLTYRNERIFGHTSLNAAAFVNSFRSMNRYVEQTPSWFGPGQTQINSSKQGLRIDLNTPFQLGAMPSEITYGFDVLHDVTYQDLTDGRVFVPRMNMLNYAPFAQLTVNLIEQLIFKGGVRYEKANVQINDFNTLASGPGGEGSVAVEGGRIPYNGATFNAGLRYSKYALFNPFISFSQGFTINELGRIVRNATESDLTRIQTDPIVTNNYEAGFSSQWNRIHFSAAYFISTSKLGVSVVANEAGFFVPQRAPERIHGFEAALDIRIAPEWNLGGTYSFVEGKIEAADGTESFLNGSRIMPPKATGYLDFNPNSELSFQLSWVHTGSRNRFDPNASGVFRANEGAVKSVDLLNFNASYRLDKSWILGLGVANLLNKTYFPVYSQYGANAANYVRGKGALASLNLQCRF, from the coding sequence ATGAAGTCTACCTATCCCTATTGGCGGTGCATCGTGGCGCTGGCACTGTGTTTTGTATGGAATGAATTATCGGCACAAGCGCTGCAGGTTGCTGTCAAAGATGCTGCAGCGAATCCAATCGAAGATGTACACGTGTGGGTAGATGCTCGTGTTCAGGGCAAGACGGATGCAATGGGTGTATTATCATTCGATCGGCCAAACCGGGCGCAGTTTCAAATTAGAATTAGCAAAACTGGCTATTCTGACCAGGTGCGTGTCGTCCTGTTGGACACCGTAGATGCTCCTATTCATTTTACTTTAGGAACCGGACAGCGCATGGAGCAGGTAGTGGTTACTGCTGGTCGGAAGCCAGAAAGCATCGCCAATGTGCCTTCATCTATTTCTATTTTAAGTCAACGAGATATTGAAATGCAAAGCCAAATCAGTACCAATATTGCCAGTGTGCTTGGTAATACTATTCCCGGTTTAGGAACTTCTACAGCAAAAGGCAGCAATGCCGGGCAAACCTTACGCGGACGTGCGGTATTGATTCTTATTGATGGTATTCCGCAATCTACTCCTTTGATGAATGGCGCGCGCGATATGCGATCCATCGATCCGGCCGTTCTGGAGCGAGTGGAAGTGATAAAAGGAGCAACCTCTATTTATGGGAATGGCTCGGCAGGTGGTATCATTAACTACATCACGAAGAAGAATGATCTTAACGCGCCGCGAATAGGCGGTACTACTACCTTGCGGGGAACATTAGCACCTGCGAAAGCAGATGAAACGGGAGGCTATCGCTTCGCACAAAGTCTATACGGGCGAAGTAATAAATGGAATTATGCGGTTAGTGGTGTGATGGATTATACCGGATTACAACGTGACGGAGATGGTGTACCCTTAGGACAGACAGATGGTTTGTCTAACAACAGACAATATAACGCGTTCATGAAAGTGGGGTATGACATTAACGAAGTGTCTGATCTCTCGTTGGTCTACAATTTCTTTAATAGTTTACAAGATGCCCGCTACATCAGTCAAATCGGAACGTATGGACAAGACCCTACTATCGGTGTGCCGGGAGTGGATCCTGGAGCACATACAGGTACGCGTTTTAACCACAATGCGATGCTGACCTACCGAAATGAACGTATCTTCGGGCATACTTCTCTAAATGCTGCAGCTTTTGTGAATAGCTTTCGCTCCATGAATCGTTATGTGGAGCAAACACCTTCTTGGTTTGGCCCCGGACAAACGCAAATAAATTCCAGTAAACAAGGGCTACGGATAGATTTAAATACGCCGTTTCAATTAGGAGCTATGCCCTCGGAGATCACCTATGGTTTTGATGTGCTGCATGATGTGACCTATCAGGATCTGACCGATGGCCGCGTGTTTGTGCCTCGAATGAATATGCTGAATTATGCGCCATTCGCCCAATTAACCGTGAACCTGATAGAGCAATTGATTTTCAAAGGTGGTGTACGCTATGAAAAAGCTAATGTACAAATCAATGATTTTAATACGTTGGCTTCCGGCCCTGGCGGTGAAGGAAGTGTGGCGGTAGAAGGGGGCAGAATTCCTTATAATGGTGCTACGTTTAATGCCGGACTACGTTACAGTAAATATGCTTTGTTTAATCCATTTATTAGTTTCTCCCAAGGTTTCACCATTAATGAGCTTGGCCGCATTGTGCGCAACGCGACAGAAAGTGATTTAACACGTATCCAGACCGATCCGATTGTGACCAATAACTACGAGGCCGGATTTTCAAGCCAGTGGAATAGGATCCATTTTTCGGCGGCTTACTTTATCAGCACATCCAAACTGGGTGTGAGTGTGGTAGCCAATGAGGCAGGCTTTTTCGTGCCGCAAAGGGCGCCCGAACGCATTCACGGGTTTGAAGCCGCTTTAGATATCCGTATAGCCCCAGAGTGGAACCTCGGTGGAACTTATTCGTTTGTAGAAGGTAAAATAGAGGCAGCAGATGGTACAGAGTCATTCCTCAATGGAAGTCGCATTATGCCTCCCAAAGCTACCGGATATCTCGACTTTAACCCTAATAGTGAGCTTTCCTTTCAACTATCGTGGGTACATACCGGATCCCGTAACCGCTTTGATCCCAATGCCAGCGGCGTATTTCGTGCGAATGAAGGTGCTGTAAAGTCAGTAGATCTGCTTAACTTCAATGCTTCTTACCGTTTAGACAAAAGTTGGATCTTGGGTTTAGGGGTAGCCAATTTGTTGAATAAAACCTATTTTCCGGTATATAGCCAATACGGCGCTAATGCGGCCAATTACGTACGGGGCAAAGGAGCTTTGGCTTCGCTAAATCTACAGTGCCGATTTTAA
- a CDS encoding phospholipase D-like domain-containing protein, with protein sequence MKLRKLFSSTAVDVQPATLDQQVIDDNEAIHAAIISQLQSAQSEILIAASWFTDQELFDVLEQKIASGTKAEIILADNDDNKRLPFDNLVKQGAIVCRVRGAGYGMMHHKFCVIDRTTVLYGSYNWSVNARNNNNESIMVTNDPGTVEKMVKIFSETKEKVALQHQQLLVDSDKDVVKTVAKNTIVEKTDSSFADVLDSMIAAEVANFDRSLLRQQGYDRAKSTNGDHQTLLKALDTVYSVFINDIDVIDDKKRRLLGKVEEQRLKATEAAQDQSDLSMNHLSAELELKKQHAASAIVANDSNIAIHTEKINLNNKKIQSEEDKIRKCDEEINEQKLIFVRPGHRYFELIPLVFFGALLLFYLFIFYSSAAYIMIYSAADAEYNLKTGVVDIPEVFNPYALSDAWDKGSVALLFILSFVLVPIALAVLSRIARFNSWRDGITWGGIFFVDAIIAYQVASVVHRVMILRGDTIEKWHFNKIFSDANFYLVFILGALGLILFKYIYSKFISYFEDRNPDHAALKSKTSINQYQQNKYKCSETIRQLADNNGILEQQNILLRAENQLLKAEIEEAPITLVREKEKASLLLNQKKQYIQQTADIYISHIENDNLPISLHSLKDRINIFLEGWNDFLHQEYSIMKATEMSIMANRSIDLWQENKIITNKIDYRVTA encoded by the coding sequence ATGAAATTACGAAAACTTTTCTCCTCAACAGCTGTAGATGTACAGCCCGCAACGCTGGATCAACAGGTCATTGACGATAATGAGGCAATTCATGCCGCCATTATCTCTCAACTACAGTCCGCTCAAAGCGAAATCTTAATTGCAGCATCTTGGTTTACTGATCAGGAGCTGTTCGATGTTTTAGAGCAGAAGATTGCTTCCGGAACAAAAGCTGAAATTATCTTGGCAGATAATGATGACAATAAACGATTGCCTTTCGATAACTTGGTTAAACAGGGCGCGATTGTTTGCCGGGTACGAGGTGCTGGCTATGGGATGATGCATCATAAATTCTGCGTCATCGATCGAACAACTGTTTTGTATGGGTCCTACAATTGGAGTGTCAATGCCCGTAACAACAACAATGAAAGTATTATGGTGACTAATGATCCCGGAACCGTAGAAAAGATGGTGAAAATATTCTCCGAAACCAAAGAGAAAGTAGCCCTACAACATCAACAGTTACTGGTAGACTCGGATAAAGATGTGGTAAAGACAGTTGCAAAGAACACTATAGTGGAAAAGACCGATTCGAGCTTTGCAGATGTGTTGGATTCGATGATTGCTGCCGAAGTGGCTAATTTTGATCGAAGCTTACTGCGTCAGCAAGGATATGATAGAGCAAAATCTACCAATGGAGATCATCAAACTTTACTTAAAGCGCTCGATACCGTCTATTCTGTGTTTATCAATGATATTGACGTGATCGACGATAAAAAACGTCGTCTTTTGGGAAAAGTTGAAGAGCAAAGATTGAAAGCTACAGAAGCCGCACAGGATCAATCTGATTTGAGTATGAATCACTTAAGCGCGGAGTTAGAATTAAAGAAGCAACACGCTGCTTCGGCCATTGTTGCGAACGACTCTAATATTGCTATTCACACTGAAAAAATCAATCTAAACAATAAGAAGATACAAAGCGAAGAAGACAAAATTCGAAAATGCGATGAGGAAATTAATGAGCAGAAACTAATCTTCGTTCGTCCTGGACATCGCTATTTCGAGTTGATTCCACTAGTTTTTTTTGGGGCACTTTTGCTTTTTTATCTATTCATTTTTTACTCTTCTGCTGCCTATATCATGATTTACAGCGCGGCAGATGCGGAATACAACCTTAAAACGGGCGTAGTAGATATTCCTGAGGTATTTAATCCTTATGCGCTGTCTGATGCTTGGGACAAAGGATCGGTTGCACTTTTGTTTATACTCAGCTTCGTATTAGTTCCAATCGCATTGGCTGTACTTAGTCGCATCGCTCGATTCAATTCATGGAGAGATGGGATTACTTGGGGAGGTATCTTTTTTGTTGATGCCATTATTGCGTACCAAGTAGCCTCTGTGGTGCATCGTGTAATGATTTTGAGAGGTGATACTATCGAAAAATGGCATTTCAATAAGATATTTTCAGATGCAAACTTTTATCTGGTATTCATTTTAGGGGCACTTGGACTTATCCTCTTTAAGTACATCTACAGCAAATTTATTAGCTACTTTGAAGATAGAAATCCCGATCATGCCGCCTTAAAAAGTAAAACATCAATTAATCAATACCAGCAAAATAAGTATAAGTGCTCAGAAACCATTCGCCAGCTAGCTGATAATAATGGGATATTGGAGCAACAAAATATTCTATTGAGAGCAGAAAATCAACTTTTAAAAGCCGAAATAGAGGAAGCTCCCATCACTCTAGTTAGGGAAAAAGAGAAAGCTTCGCTGCTACTCAATCAGAAGAAGCAGTATATTCAACAAACCGCAGACATCTACATTAGCCATATTGAAAATGATAATCTTCCCATTTCCTTACACTCCTTAAAGGATCGGATTAATATATTTTTGGAAGGTTGGAACGACTTCTTGCATCAAGAATATTCTATCATGAAGGCCACTGAAATGTCTATCATGGCGAATCGCAGCATTGATTTGTGGCAAGAAAATAAAATTATCACTAATAAAATAGACTACCGTGTTACAGCATAA
- a CDS encoding response regulator, translating to MFKKVLIAEDQQSANISLQKTLQDLQVATTDYVYYCDHALSWIKNAQRAREPYDLLITDLSFEPDNNTQRLEHGTDLIREAKNVQPDLKVIVFSGENRPSVIDDLFENLKVDGYVRKARHDADHLRQALHTVYAQKCYKPSAIKQAIREENSFEFTTVDIAIVSLLYQGEMQKNIPFILKQRQLKPCSLSSVEKRLNSMKEALGFLKNEQLAVYCKEKGLI from the coding sequence ATGTTTAAAAAAGTCCTTATCGCGGAAGATCAACAAAGCGCCAATATATCATTGCAGAAGACCCTTCAGGACCTTCAGGTTGCAACTACAGATTATGTATACTATTGTGATCACGCTTTATCCTGGATAAAAAATGCACAACGGGCTCGCGAACCCTATGATTTACTGATTACTGACCTCAGTTTCGAACCAGATAATAATACGCAAAGACTTGAGCATGGCACAGATTTAATTCGCGAAGCAAAAAATGTTCAGCCAGATTTAAAAGTGATTGTTTTCTCCGGTGAAAATCGCCCAAGTGTTATTGATGATCTTTTCGAAAACCTGAAGGTTGATGGTTACGTACGTAAGGCACGACATGATGCAGATCATCTTAGGCAAGCTCTTCATACGGTGTATGCGCAAAAGTGCTATAAACCTTCCGCGATAAAGCAAGCGATACGTGAGGAAAATTCTTTCGAATTTACAACCGTAGATATTGCTATCGTATCGCTACTTTATCAAGGAGAAATGCAAAAAAATATACCCTTTATCTTGAAACAGCGGCAATTAAAACCTTGCAGTTTAAGTAGCGTTGAAAAACGACTCAATAGTATGAAAGAAGCTTTAGGTTTTTTGAAGAATGAACAGCTTGCAGTGTACTGCAAGGAGAAGGGTTTGATATAA
- a CDS encoding ATP-binding protein, producing MKNPFYIFAALFLLSCSDKPGEEILIESENYDYDQAYVFLNEGKSDSAFLKFSQAKDYFQNIPDSLNVANCLLMMAMIQREAGDYFGGQETALQANDFLDQQKEEHYPYLSSNYNTLGRISRDLKNYEDALSFFKNALIFSQDSANISIFQNNIALVYENLKQHSKADEIFQKVLSRPYLNRKEYARTLSNLANARWENDPSYIAAPELLIALAIRIREKDFSGQNASYAHLADYYKQRRPDSSLFYARKQYVSALKIKSPDAQVKALRRLIQTGNRDSVQTYFNSYSTLTDSLDSARKAAKNQFALIRYEVEKNKADNLRLENDNIEKSTRLTRQRAITGGLTFLIIFAGIGGNFWYKKRKERLELEAQNKIKASKLATSRKVHDVVANGIYRVMNEIEYNDQLDRDSLLDKLDTMYNKSRDISYEAEELTETSNAYHDVLGDLLKSFAKENRRVLIAGNDALVWEYVSDQAKSELTEVLLEMMVNMAKHSHAESVAIRFSQEDQSLQIHYQDDGVGMKADAPRGKGIDNTVSRIQGLRGEIIFASEAGDGLKIDIRIPIYK from the coding sequence TTGAAAAATCCCTTCTATATTTTTGCAGCTCTCTTCCTGTTGTCCTGTTCTGATAAACCCGGAGAAGAAATTCTAATCGAATCTGAAAATTATGATTACGATCAAGCTTATGTGTTTTTGAATGAAGGTAAGTCAGATAGTGCTTTTTTAAAATTTAGTCAAGCAAAAGATTATTTTCAAAATATACCTGATAGCTTAAATGTCGCTAATTGTTTGTTGATGATGGCCATGATTCAACGAGAAGCGGGGGATTATTTTGGTGGGCAGGAAACAGCGCTACAGGCAAATGACTTTTTGGATCAACAGAAAGAGGAGCACTATCCTTATCTAAGCTCTAATTATAACACTCTAGGAAGGATCAGCCGTGATTTAAAAAATTATGAGGACGCACTATCTTTTTTTAAAAACGCCCTAATTTTTTCTCAGGATTCGGCTAACATATCCATATTTCAGAATAATATTGCTTTAGTTTATGAAAATCTTAAACAGCATAGTAAGGCTGATGAAATTTTTCAGAAAGTCTTATCTCGACCTTATCTAAATCGTAAAGAATACGCCCGCACATTATCTAACCTAGCTAATGCGCGATGGGAAAACGATCCTTCCTACATAGCAGCTCCTGAATTATTGATTGCATTAGCCATACGTATCCGAGAAAAAGACTTCTCCGGCCAAAATGCGAGTTATGCCCATCTTGCTGATTACTATAAGCAACGGCGTCCCGACTCCTCTTTGTTCTACGCACGGAAGCAGTATGTTTCTGCTTTAAAGATTAAAAGTCCGGATGCACAGGTCAAAGCGCTGCGGCGATTAATCCAAACAGGGAATAGAGATTCCGTGCAAACCTATTTCAATAGCTACAGTACACTCACTGATAGTTTGGATAGCGCTCGTAAAGCCGCTAAAAATCAATTTGCTTTAATTCGGTATGAAGTAGAGAAAAACAAAGCCGACAACCTGCGTTTAGAAAATGATAATATCGAAAAATCGACTCGACTTACTCGGCAACGTGCTATAACTGGTGGGCTCACATTTCTTATTATTTTCGCGGGTATAGGCGGCAATTTTTGGTATAAGAAGCGGAAAGAACGATTGGAATTAGAAGCACAAAATAAAATAAAAGCAAGTAAACTGGCGACATCACGTAAGGTGCATGACGTAGTAGCCAATGGTATCTATCGTGTAATGAACGAAATTGAATACAATGATCAATTGGATCGGGATAGCTTGCTCGATAAGTTGGATACTATGTACAATAAATCACGTGATATATCTTATGAAGCGGAAGAACTGACAGAAACTTCAAATGCTTATCATGATGTATTAGGAGACTTGTTAAAATCCTTTGCGAAGGAGAATCGCCGCGTGTTAATTGCTGGTAATGATGCATTAGTATGGGAGTATGTCAGCGATCAGGCCAAATCTGAACTGACAGAAGTGCTGCTTGAGATGATGGTCAATATGGCAAAACATAGTCATGCGGAGAGCGTGGCGATTCGTTTTAGTCAAGAAGACCAGAGTCTGCAGATTCATTATCAGGACGACGGAGTTGGAATGAAAGCCGATGCGCCACGAGGAAAAGGTATTGATAATACGGTTTCCCGTATTCAAGGATTGAGGGGAGAAATTATCTTTGCTAGCGAAGCTGGAGATGGGTTAAAAATAGATATCCGTATCCCCATTTATAAATAG
- a CDS encoding type I restriction endonuclease, with protein MDFKDEIRQFGKRVDRLLPQIKTEEATKTSLVLPFLRILGYDVFDPFEVHPEFIADIGIKKGEKVDYAILREEKPTILIECKHYADGLDPHNSQLFRYFHTTEAKFGLLTNGIEYRFYTDLVTPNKMDEKPFFEFKISDIKDNEIQELRKFHKSVYDLESISTAASDLKYSTELTILVNAEMQHPTDEFVRYFAKQVYPSVVTAKILEQFNPLVKRVFAQIVNDQIAERLKSALKKETDAEEQLAAQPVEPTSLIVTTQEEIDGFLIVKSILRKNIEVGRIFMRDNQSYCGIILDDNNRKPICRFYFTSSRLRLGLFDKEKKELKYELNQLDDIYLYAEQLVETVANY; from the coding sequence ATGGATTTTAAAGATGAAATTCGCCAATTTGGAAAGCGCGTAGATCGGCTTTTGCCTCAAATTAAAACAGAAGAAGCCACAAAAACTTCACTTGTATTACCTTTTCTAAGAATTCTTGGGTACGATGTTTTCGATCCTTTTGAGGTACATCCAGAATTTATTGCGGACATCGGCATCAAAAAAGGGGAGAAGGTAGATTACGCTATTCTTCGCGAAGAAAAACCTACGATTCTCATCGAATGCAAGCATTATGCAGATGGTTTGGACCCCCATAATTCACAGCTGTTTCGTTATTTCCATACTACGGAAGCCAAGTTTGGCTTGCTAACCAATGGGATAGAGTATCGGTTTTATACCGACCTAGTAACGCCAAACAAAATGGATGAAAAGCCCTTCTTTGAGTTTAAAATATCAGACATCAAAGATAATGAGATACAAGAGTTGAGAAAGTTTCATAAATCTGTGTACGATTTAGAAAGTATCTCTACCGCTGCAAGCGATCTTAAATACTCCACTGAATTAACTATTCTAGTGAATGCGGAGATGCAACATCCAACGGATGAATTCGTGCGATATTTTGCCAAACAGGTGTATCCCAGTGTGGTTACTGCAAAAATTTTGGAACAATTTAATCCATTAGTTAAAAGAGTGTTCGCCCAGATTGTCAATGATCAGATCGCAGAGCGACTGAAAAGCGCTTTAAAAAAAGAAACAGATGCGGAGGAACAATTGGCTGCACAACCGGTTGAACCTACTTCTCTCATTGTAACGACACAAGAGGAGATTGATGGCTTTTTAATTGTGAAATCGATTTTGCGTAAAAATATTGAGGTAGGCAGGATATTTATGCGTGATAATCAATCCTACTGTGGTATTATTTTGGACGACAATAATAGAAAACCAATTTGTCGTTTCTATTTCACGTCGAGCAGACTTCGATTGGGGCTCTTTGACAAAGAGAAAAAGGAGTTAAAATACGAGCTCAACCAATTAGATGATATCTATCTCTATGCCGAGCAGCTCGTAGAAACGGTAGCAAATTATTAG
- a CDS encoding C40 family peptidase gives MYSNTCISANYSEEAKVVAEEELIAFAKKLLGIKYKYGQTSPSAGFDCSGFVYYVFKEFGISLPRSSSGMGQAGEDINLEEAKAGDIILFTGTNPANRSIGHVGIILSNAASQGLHFIHASSGKAQAVTETKLEGSYQRRFMKVVRVL, from the coding sequence ATGTATAGTAATACTTGTATAAGCGCTAATTATTCGGAAGAAGCTAAAGTTGTTGCGGAAGAAGAATTGATCGCATTCGCCAAAAAACTCTTAGGCATTAAATACAAATACGGACAAACCAGCCCAAGTGCCGGCTTCGATTGTTCCGGTTTTGTGTATTATGTATTTAAAGAATTTGGCATCAGCTTGCCCAGAAGTTCATCGGGTATGGGGCAAGCAGGAGAAGATATAAATTTAGAAGAGGCAAAGGCGGGGGATATTATCTTGTTTACGGGCACCAATCCTGCCAATCGCAGTATTGGACATGTAGGAATTATACTGTCAAATGCGGCATCTCAAGGCCTTCATTTTATTCACGCCAGCTCGGGCAAGGCACAAGCAGTAACGGAAACCAAGTTGGAAGGTAGTTATCAACGTCGGTTTATGAAAGTTGTCCGCGTGCTCTAA
- a CDS encoding HD domain-containing protein, giving the protein MVPENLSKQLAFIKEIDKLKYIQRRTKLFHSDRCENSAEHSWHLALMAIVLTEHANESIDVLKVIKMVLIHDVVEIDAGDTFIYDTQKSHDNTDEERLAAQRIFGLLPEETAQELIAIWEEFEGGQTAEAKFARAMDRLEPLLQNSSNNGGTWHEPGVNYQKVYAKKSVIKEGSKDLWTYAETLIEDGVEKGFLKKNSK; this is encoded by the coding sequence ATGGTGCCTGAAAATCTTTCAAAACAACTCGCCTTTATCAAAGAAATCGACAAACTGAAATACATTCAGCGCAGAACGAAGTTGTTTCATAGTGATCGATGCGAAAACAGCGCAGAACATAGTTGGCACCTCGCACTGATGGCCATCGTACTTACCGAACATGCGAATGAGTCGATAGACGTACTGAAGGTGATAAAAATGGTTCTCATTCATGATGTTGTGGAGATTGATGCTGGCGACACATTTATATATGACACCCAAAAAAGCCATGACAATACTGATGAAGAGCGCTTAGCTGCACAACGCATCTTCGGACTCCTACCGGAAGAAACCGCTCAGGAATTAATTGCTATTTGGGAAGAGTTTGAAGGCGGACAAACAGCAGAAGCCAAGTTTGCTCGCGCCATGGATCGCTTAGAACCTCTGTTACAAAACAGCTCCAACAATGGAGGTACCTGGCATGAGCCAGGAGTAAATTACCAGAAAGTATATGCTAAAAAAAGTGTGATCAAAGAGGGTTCTAAAGATCTTTGGACTTATGCGGAGACCTTAATAGAGGACGGCGTGGAGAAAGGTTTTTTGAAAAAAAACTCCAAATAA